One part of the Sciurus carolinensis chromosome 6, mSciCar1.2, whole genome shotgun sequence genome encodes these proteins:
- the Eif4e1b gene encoding eukaryotic translation initiation factor 4E type 1B, with translation MATSSPASEVEGRLQTWEKKKEEEEKEAEPVPVCMWEQEQEASVAASFGEEAPNFPETGTLLSLRAKAQDKGPEEVKLELHPLKNRWVLWFFKNDRNQAWQDNLHLVTKVDTVEDFWAMYSHIKLASKLSSGCDYALFKDGIKPMWEDSKNKRGGRWLVSLPKQQRHIELDRLWLETLLCLIGESFEEHSTEVCGAVINIRTKGDKIAVWTREAENQASVLHIGHVYKERLGLSMKTVIGYQAHADAATKSNSLAKNKFMV, from the exons ATGGCTACCTCCAGCCCT GCAAGTGAAGTTGAGGGTAGACTTCAAAcctgggagaagaagaaagaggaggaggagaaggaggcagaACCAGTGCCAGTGTGCATGTGGGAGCAAGAGCAGGAGGCGTCTGTGGCAGCATCCTTTGGAGAAGAGGCTCCAAACTTTCCTGAGACTGGAACTTTGCTGTCTCTGAGGGCGAAAGCTCAGGACAAGGGGCCCGAGGAGGTCAAACTAGAGTTGCACCCCCTGAAGAACAG GTGGGTTCTGTGGTTTTTCAAGAATGACCGTAACCAGGCTTGGCAAGACAATCTGCATCTGGTCACCAAGGTTGACACCGTGGAGGACTTCTGGGC GATGTACAGTCATATCAAGCTGGCTAGTAAGCTCTCTTCTGGCTGTGACTATGCCCTGTTCAAG GATGGCATCAAGCCCATGTGGGAAGACAGCAAGAATAAGCGGGGTGGCCGCTGGCTGGTCAGTCTCCCCAAGCAGCAGCGCCACATTGAGTTGGATCGTCTGTGGCTGGAGACA TTGCTGTGTCTGATTGGGGAGAGCTTTGAGGAACACAGTACAGAGGTGTGTGGGGCTGTCATCAACATTCGCACGAAGGGTGACAAGATTGCTGTGTGGACGAGGGAGGCCGAGAACCAGGCCAGTGTCCTGCACATTGG GCATGTATACAAAGAGCGCCTGGGCCTCTCCATGAAGACTGTCATTGGTTACCAGGCCCATGCAGATGCAGCCACCAAGAGCAATTCCCTAGCTAAGAACAAGTTTATGGTGTGA